One Acropora palmata chromosome 2, jaAcrPala1.3, whole genome shotgun sequence genomic window, CTTTGCCACTCATTTGGTTCAGAGCCTGTTGCACATTAAAGCTTGACCCCATATTTTAGGATAATGATACCCATAATATCAGTACATAACaacttcaaagaaaataaggATAGACTATAATGTAGCATTACCAGTACTTGCTAGTCCCATAAGCAAAGCCATTCTATCTGCTAGACCAGGAATTGTTTTGAGCTGCTCGCgtgcataatttatttcatatgTCCATGCATGATCAATTAAAAACACACTGCAAAGAGAATAGCCAAAAAAAATAGTGCTCACCAAAGATGAAATAAAAGTATGCTAATGGTAAGTGGGCATTGCAAGAAAactaataaacaataaaatcacCCCCTCCTTTTCCATCAAGGATTTGAAATTTGACCAAAACTCTTAAATATGACTGTGAGGGAAAACAACTACTCCAGTAATGTCATCTATCAGGGAAAGATTGGACTTTCCAATATCTAAAGACAATGAGCCATGCTGATTTCTTTTAAAGCCACTTCACGCCCATCGTATATGTGAGAGACGTACCACTCACCAGTTTGGATTAGAGGTCTCTATGCCTTCTTCACTTGTCACAAAAACCCTTAAATCTCCATCTTCGCTGCGAGCCAAAGTGAAGTATGACCCAGCATCATACGTCTGCAGTTGGGAATCAGGAATAATTACATCATTACTATTCATCAGTCCATAGTAGAAAATGAGTGTTTTGAAGTCGCAATGATTAAGGTCAGCGATCCATTAGAACTGACTTTGCAGGGTGCGTTCATTAATACAAAGTCACACGTGGGTTCAAGATAATTTCTCAAAATAATTCCCTTGCAAGCAATAGTAATAACGAACAAATTTACCTCGTTCTTCAACTTAGCATGTAATATTCTCCAAAAGTACTGAGGTATCTGTGCTGCTGTCAGTTGTCTTTGATGCATGGACACAAATTGCGTATACTCCAATTCGTCCACCATTTTGCTGGACAACCCTGGACGGTTCACGGTCGTTTCGATAGAAAGTCGTTTCGTTACATTCGATACAAATTGAAGTCGTTTCGAGACGTATAATCGAAGTCGGTTCAAAATGCAAAgtggatcgaaatgcaccaatgacaATCCCTGAACTTGGCCTCTTGGACTTTTAGTAGGGAACACTTTTATCGTGGACTAGTGACACAGAGCCTGGTGTAGTCGTAGAAACAATCTGAACCAAAGAACAATTCGGAAATGAAAATGGTTTGGAGCCATCCACAACAATTGCTGGTAAACTGGAAACGACACAACTCAGCCCTTCAGATCTAGTCTTTGTAAACGGCGGgtctaaaacacaggtcacaggtcaggtcaggtcacaggtcaggtcaataggaagaatatttttctgccaagGAGATTGACTATATTTTTGGGGTATTTGGTTtaatcaacggagttgataatgtaaattggtcaccgtacagagattttGGGGGGCGTACAAGTTATTTACCCTTGGGACTGTATCATGCTTCAGTGAAATGAACATCCAACgttttaaatgcaaatacTCCCCTTCCCAAACGACTTGTATTATGCTGAGGGTGATTAAAGAGAATAAcgagaaatataaattaaataaattaaataaattatggcaGTACCCATAAGTCCTGTCATCACGTGATTTATCTTGTGAGCAAATGGTTAAAAGCCACAGAAATGGGGGATATAAACAGCGAAGCCGAAGACAACAAAGTAGGAAGCAATTTGCACGTGAAATTCGTTGTTTTCGTTCTGTTTGGACGGATTTAATCGCGTAGAGCCACATCCTGAAGCTTAAAGTAAACAATGCCGCGCATTATTACAGATTCTTTCTCGTATCGCGTTAGCTTCGAATTGAAAATAGTCAATTTCcttggcagaaaaatattcttcctatTGACCTGatctgacctgtgacctgacctgcaacctgacctgacctgtgacctgtgttttagacCTGCCGTCATCTAATGCAGACCCAGCGTTTACGAAAAATGGATTTTCTAACTGGAAAAATGCAATGGAGAAAAACTAAGCATTTCAAAAGCACGAATCGTCTGATTCGCATATGGAGTCAGTTGCAAGACATGTCACGGCACCCGCAACAGTAATAGGCCGGATATTGGTGATTTGCTATCTGAACGACATGCATTAGAAAAGAGCAAGAATAGAAAGATTTTGCTCTTAATCCTGTCCAACATCCGATACTTAGCGCGACAGGCTTTGCCATTGAGAGGACACTGGAACACTGAAACAATGTCTGAGGAGATGCACGTCCTATCCATTTGTGACAACCATCGCATTGGGTACTTTGTTGTCTGTCTCGGACAGGTTGTCTACTCTGGATGCAATTGTCATCACTGATAGATTCCATTTTGATTAGTTGTATGTGTCTTGTTTGGTGATCAATGATCGAATGcatgttattttgttttcagcttttaTACGGTAATCATGCACACAATAGGCTGtttttgaattatttcaaCCAGATCCCATTAAATTCATCTTAACTGTGATTCATTCATTAGGCACCTGTTTTCCGAGGGGTAAGTGATGTAAAATACAGTGGAATCCCGATTTCTCGAAGCTCCAGGGGAAACGCAAAATGGTTCGAGAAATCGCGACTTCGAGAAATCGTAGGTGGCATCTAATTACGCTTGATTGGCCGGGTATTGTTTAGTCCAGTCCCtgaactctcctttcttcccgccCCATATAAGGGCTGAACCCGGGCGGGCGAAAAGAAGAGTCCAGGATAACTTGCATGCGCATGCTCGGaacgaaccaatcaaaaagGCCCTTGTCGATAAGAGTTCATACCAGAACACATGCCGTGTAGACTCTGTATATAGCGCTCGCTCACTTTAGATGAAATAATTTGTGATAACATCTTGCCTCTTTGCAACCAATTAACTCTGGTCTATGGCTTAAGAAAAGTTCCTGATACTTTTGTGCAGATTATTGAGGGGCGcatcatcagcaaaaaatGCTGATTGCATTGCGCAATTCACATTGTGTTGGCGGTTTTGGCGGTTCGTCTACAATCACAATCACATCCTTGTCCATTTCGGAAGTGACAATTTGTTTAAGGCGGCTCTAGAAATTGGctctatatatttt contains:
- the LOC141868744 gene encoding tubulin--tyrosine ligase-like protein 12, whose protein sequence is MVDELEYTQFVSMHQRQLTAAQIPQYFWRILHAKLKNETYDAGSYFTLARSEDGDLRVFVTSEEGIETSNPNCVFLIDHAWTYEINYAREQLKTIPGLADRMALLMGLASTGNATL